The following are encoded in a window of Euwallacea fornicatus isolate EFF26 chromosome 21, ASM4011564v1, whole genome shotgun sequence genomic DNA:
- the LOC136345944 gene encoding sodium/hydrogen exchanger 9B2-like isoform X2, translated as MQSHGSNTLILQSLQNTENFDHLESVHSDQDQTGAAPLPVADHPWQPTWWPQKCKWCPSFQQVSRTIAFILVAVVTWFTLYIILGDTVLPPKGQIFQIVFLSVSAMLAGWVISTTNLPALIGNLFIGALFQNCKIVDLDESFAEVNKFLRGVALIVILVRAGLGLDSVALRRLKFDIIKLGILPWITESLVLGSLAYYFLKMPWIYGLAFGFALSAISPAVTVPSLLRLKAKGYGIYKGVPTLLMAVTALTDVFSIVGFAIVQSFIFSYGTLTDIIIKLPVCLIGGVGFGLLWGFICSYCPESRDPMATPLRVLLTLAGGVISVFGSSAVGFAGAGSLGCVVAPFISSLGWRKQGWPVGDNPVSKCFKFLWVIFEPVLFAISGAQIKLCQLQGNIILIGVGILLVGIIARTIVTIVSGIGSIFSLKEKIFCSMAMSTKATVQAALAPVLMGLISDHKSKEYKYAESIMMICILSIIVTTPPLAIFMDVFGTKFLKRDVIPEDAR; from the exons ATGCAAAGTCATGGAAGCAACACGTTGATACTGCAAAGCTTACAAAATACGGAAAACTTTGACCATCTTGAAAGCGTACATTCAGATCAAGATCAAACTGG cGCTGCCCCACTTCCTGTCGCAGACCACCCCTGGCAACCCACGTGGTGGCCCCAAAAATGCAAGTGGTGCCCCTCATTTCAACAAGTATCCAGGACAATAGCATTCATCTTAGTAGCAGTAGTTACTTGGTTCACTCTATATATCATCTTGGGTGACACAGTGCTACCACCCAAGgggcaaattttccaaattgtatttttgagcGTCTCCGCGATGCTTGCCGGGTGGGTGATCAGCACCACGAACTTACCGGCCCTTATAGGGAATTTATTTATCGGAGCCCTATTTCAGAATTGTAAAATTGTTGATTTGGATGAatcattcgccgaagttaacAAGTTTTTACG AGGGGTAGCTCTGATAGTGATCTTGGTCAGGGCAGGTTTGGGTTTAGATTCAGTAGCTCTGCGCCGGCTCAAATTTGACATTATCAAACTGGGAATCTTGCCATGGATCACGGAGTCTCTAGTCCTAGGGAGCCTAGCCTATTATTTCCTCAAAATGCCCTGGATTTATGGCTTGGCTTTCGGCTTTGCCCTATCGGCAATTTCCCCTGCAGTAACTGTTCCGTCTTTGCTAAG GTTGAAAGCCAAGGGCTATGGGATTTACAAGGGCGTCCCGACATTGCTGATGGCAGTAACAGCTTTAACTGACGTATTTTCAATTGTGGGCTTCGCCATTGTCCAAAGCTTCATTTTCTCTTACGGCACCCTCACGGATATCATAATAAAGCTGCCAGTGTGCCTCATTGGGGGTGTAGGATTCGGCCTTTTGTGGGGCTTCATTTGCAGTTATTGCCCGGAAAGCCGAGACCCAATGGCA ACGCCGTTAAGGGTGCTCTTAACCCTTGCTGGAGGAGTTATTTCGGTGTTCGGAAGCAGCGCTGTGGGTTTCGCGGGGGCAGGGTCTTTAGGCTGCGTGGTAGCTCCGTTCATTTCCTCTTTAGGGTGGCGTAAGCAAGGGTGGCCGGTGGGGGACAACCCCGTGTCCAAATGCTTCAAATTCTTATGGGTCATTTTTGAGCCTGTTCTGTTCGCCATTAGTGGGGCACAGATCAAGTTATGCCAACTGCAAGGAAATATCATTTTGATTG GGGTGGGAATCCTCTTAGTAGGGATTATAGCCAGGACTATTGTCACCATAGTGTCAGGAATTGgatcaattttttctcttaaagaAAAGATATTCTGTTCAATGGCGATGTCCACAAAAGCAACTGTGCAA GCTGCTCTGGCTCCAGTGCTAATGGGGCTGATTTCCGACCACAAAAGCAAGGAATATAAATACGCCGAAAGCATTATGATGATATGCATTTTGTCCATTATAGTAACCACTCCCCCTTTGGCCATTTTTATGGACGTTTTTGGCACCAAGTTTCTGAAGAGGGACGTTATCCCCGAGGATGCTAGATag
- the LOC136345944 gene encoding sodium/hydrogen exchanger 9B2-like isoform X3 has translation MASETQASAAPLPVADHPWQPTWWPQKCKWCPSFQQVSRTIAFILVAVVTWFTLYIILGDTVLPPKGQIFQIVFLSVSAMLAGWVISTTNLPALIGNLFIGALFQNCKIVDLDESFAEVNKFLRGVALIVILVRAGLGLDSVALRRLKFDIIKLGILPWITESLVLGSLAYYFLKMPWIYGLAFGFALSAISPAVTVPSLLRLKAKGYGIYKGVPTLLMAVTALTDVFSIVGFAIVQSFIFSYGTLTDIIIKLPVCLIGGVGFGLLWGFICSYCPESRDPMATPLRVLLTLAGGVISVFGSSAVGFAGAGSLGCVVAPFISSLGWRKQGWPVGDNPVSKCFKFLWVIFEPVLFAISGAQIKLCQLQGNIILIGVGILLVGIIARTIVTIVSGIGSIFSLKEKIFCSMAMSTKATVQAALAPVLMGLISDHKSKEYKYAESIMMICILSIIVTTPPLAIFMDVFGTKFLKRDVIPEDAR, from the exons ATGGCATCAGAAACACAAGCCAG cGCTGCCCCACTTCCTGTCGCAGACCACCCCTGGCAACCCACGTGGTGGCCCCAAAAATGCAAGTGGTGCCCCTCATTTCAACAAGTATCCAGGACAATAGCATTCATCTTAGTAGCAGTAGTTACTTGGTTCACTCTATATATCATCTTGGGTGACACAGTGCTACCACCCAAGgggcaaattttccaaattgtatttttgagcGTCTCCGCGATGCTTGCCGGGTGGGTGATCAGCACCACGAACTTACCGGCCCTTATAGGGAATTTATTTATCGGAGCCCTATTTCAGAATTGTAAAATTGTTGATTTGGATGAatcattcgccgaagttaacAAGTTTTTACG AGGGGTAGCTCTGATAGTGATCTTGGTCAGGGCAGGTTTGGGTTTAGATTCAGTAGCTCTGCGCCGGCTCAAATTTGACATTATCAAACTGGGAATCTTGCCATGGATCACGGAGTCTCTAGTCCTAGGGAGCCTAGCCTATTATTTCCTCAAAATGCCCTGGATTTATGGCTTGGCTTTCGGCTTTGCCCTATCGGCAATTTCCCCTGCAGTAACTGTTCCGTCTTTGCTAAG GTTGAAAGCCAAGGGCTATGGGATTTACAAGGGCGTCCCGACATTGCTGATGGCAGTAACAGCTTTAACTGACGTATTTTCAATTGTGGGCTTCGCCATTGTCCAAAGCTTCATTTTCTCTTACGGCACCCTCACGGATATCATAATAAAGCTGCCAGTGTGCCTCATTGGGGGTGTAGGATTCGGCCTTTTGTGGGGCTTCATTTGCAGTTATTGCCCGGAAAGCCGAGACCCAATGGCA ACGCCGTTAAGGGTGCTCTTAACCCTTGCTGGAGGAGTTATTTCGGTGTTCGGAAGCAGCGCTGTGGGTTTCGCGGGGGCAGGGTCTTTAGGCTGCGTGGTAGCTCCGTTCATTTCCTCTTTAGGGTGGCGTAAGCAAGGGTGGCCGGTGGGGGACAACCCCGTGTCCAAATGCTTCAAATTCTTATGGGTCATTTTTGAGCCTGTTCTGTTCGCCATTAGTGGGGCACAGATCAAGTTATGCCAACTGCAAGGAAATATCATTTTGATTG GGGTGGGAATCCTCTTAGTAGGGATTATAGCCAGGACTATTGTCACCATAGTGTCAGGAATTGgatcaattttttctcttaaagaAAAGATATTCTGTTCAATGGCGATGTCCACAAAAGCAACTGTGCAA GCTGCTCTGGCTCCAGTGCTAATGGGGCTGATTTCCGACCACAAAAGCAAGGAATATAAATACGCCGAAAGCATTATGATGATATGCATTTTGTCCATTATAGTAACCACTCCCCCTTTGGCCATTTTTATGGACGTTTTTGGCACCAAGTTTCTGAAGAGGGACGTTATCCCCGAGGATGCTAGATag
- the LOC136345944 gene encoding sodium/hydrogen exchanger 9B2-like isoform X1, which translates to MSNMSLSLSVSNGVNNPVFGISDEFGGIYRDGRTNVNNENEISLDARYNNTLRGDLSAAPLPVADHPWQPTWWPQKCKWCPSFQQVSRTIAFILVAVVTWFTLYIILGDTVLPPKGQIFQIVFLSVSAMLAGWVISTTNLPALIGNLFIGALFQNCKIVDLDESFAEVNKFLRGVALIVILVRAGLGLDSVALRRLKFDIIKLGILPWITESLVLGSLAYYFLKMPWIYGLAFGFALSAISPAVTVPSLLRLKAKGYGIYKGVPTLLMAVTALTDVFSIVGFAIVQSFIFSYGTLTDIIIKLPVCLIGGVGFGLLWGFICSYCPESRDPMATPLRVLLTLAGGVISVFGSSAVGFAGAGSLGCVVAPFISSLGWRKQGWPVGDNPVSKCFKFLWVIFEPVLFAISGAQIKLCQLQGNIILIGVGILLVGIIARTIVTIVSGIGSIFSLKEKIFCSMAMSTKATVQAALAPVLMGLISDHKSKEYKYAESIMMICILSIIVTTPPLAIFMDVFGTKFLKRDVIPEDAR; encoded by the exons ATGAGCAACATGAGTCTCAGCTTAAGTGTCTCTAATGGAGTAAATAATCCCGTATTCG GAATTTCTGACGAATTTGGCGGTATATACAGAGATGGGAGAACGAACGTAAATAATGAGAATGAAATCTCTTTGGACGCTCGGTATAATAATACATTACGCGGCGATTTGAG cGCTGCCCCACTTCCTGTCGCAGACCACCCCTGGCAACCCACGTGGTGGCCCCAAAAATGCAAGTGGTGCCCCTCATTTCAACAAGTATCCAGGACAATAGCATTCATCTTAGTAGCAGTAGTTACTTGGTTCACTCTATATATCATCTTGGGTGACACAGTGCTACCACCCAAGgggcaaattttccaaattgtatttttgagcGTCTCCGCGATGCTTGCCGGGTGGGTGATCAGCACCACGAACTTACCGGCCCTTATAGGGAATTTATTTATCGGAGCCCTATTTCAGAATTGTAAAATTGTTGATTTGGATGAatcattcgccgaagttaacAAGTTTTTACG AGGGGTAGCTCTGATAGTGATCTTGGTCAGGGCAGGTTTGGGTTTAGATTCAGTAGCTCTGCGCCGGCTCAAATTTGACATTATCAAACTGGGAATCTTGCCATGGATCACGGAGTCTCTAGTCCTAGGGAGCCTAGCCTATTATTTCCTCAAAATGCCCTGGATTTATGGCTTGGCTTTCGGCTTTGCCCTATCGGCAATTTCCCCTGCAGTAACTGTTCCGTCTTTGCTAAG GTTGAAAGCCAAGGGCTATGGGATTTACAAGGGCGTCCCGACATTGCTGATGGCAGTAACAGCTTTAACTGACGTATTTTCAATTGTGGGCTTCGCCATTGTCCAAAGCTTCATTTTCTCTTACGGCACCCTCACGGATATCATAATAAAGCTGCCAGTGTGCCTCATTGGGGGTGTAGGATTCGGCCTTTTGTGGGGCTTCATTTGCAGTTATTGCCCGGAAAGCCGAGACCCAATGGCA ACGCCGTTAAGGGTGCTCTTAACCCTTGCTGGAGGAGTTATTTCGGTGTTCGGAAGCAGCGCTGTGGGTTTCGCGGGGGCAGGGTCTTTAGGCTGCGTGGTAGCTCCGTTCATTTCCTCTTTAGGGTGGCGTAAGCAAGGGTGGCCGGTGGGGGACAACCCCGTGTCCAAATGCTTCAAATTCTTATGGGTCATTTTTGAGCCTGTTCTGTTCGCCATTAGTGGGGCACAGATCAAGTTATGCCAACTGCAAGGAAATATCATTTTGATTG GGGTGGGAATCCTCTTAGTAGGGATTATAGCCAGGACTATTGTCACCATAGTGTCAGGAATTGgatcaattttttctcttaaagaAAAGATATTCTGTTCAATGGCGATGTCCACAAAAGCAACTGTGCAA GCTGCTCTGGCTCCAGTGCTAATGGGGCTGATTTCCGACCACAAAAGCAAGGAATATAAATACGCCGAAAGCATTATGATGATATGCATTTTGTCCATTATAGTAACCACTCCCCCTTTGGCCATTTTTATGGACGTTTTTGGCACCAAGTTTCTGAAGAGGGACGTTATCCCCGAGGATGCTAGATag